In Brassica napus cultivar Da-Ae chromosome C2, Da-Ae, whole genome shotgun sequence, the sequence TACTTAAGATTTCAattctattaattattttatgttctgTTTTGTATGTGGAATTAGATATGACTTAGTCTGCTtaagaatgtggttaaaaatgTCTTATGCTATGTTCAGTTTATTTACAAAGTTGACTGTAACCTGAATTgattaaaattgttttatgtTATGTTCAAGTTGGTGTTGGTTTTCACTGTTTTCCCTTTCCTCTCAGAGAATGCTAAGGGTAAGAGGGGACATGTTTATGGACTGGGCAGTGCCCAATACAGGGAGCATGTACCTTCTTCACGCGTCCCTAATGGTCTTGCCCGCAACCTGGAGCTGAAGATGCTTGTAGGCGGTCCTGAGAAAAGCCTCAAAAGTGTCAATCAGCTCCTCCAAACACTTCTGCTCCAACAAGCACCTACTGGACAGACTTCTGCTCAGCCTCAAGCCCCAACTACTCAGCCTAACCCTGTCAATGGCAAATAGAAGTAGGTTGTTCATCTTGTCTTCTCTTTTGTAACAAGGTTTATAAAACTCTAGGTCTTTTGGTAGAGTCTTCTTAGACTCTTTAACTATGTCTTTTTGTATAGTCTTCTTAGACTCTTTAAAACTCTTCTAACTTATATAATTATCTATGTTTTAGTAATGTTGAACCtactcttatatatatatgaaattgtgttttcattgaatctgcaatgtttaaatatttgaatggaaatataatttgataaaattggCAGATTAAAACTAATCAAAAGAAAATCTTTTACAAAAAAGCGGCTACAAAATAgcacaacaaaaacaaagacaatGACTACAGCGTGGCTAAAGAATACCACGTGATCCGAAAACAAAACTGTGGCTACAATAACCACTTTAAATATGTGGTAAAACTTTAATatagttattttgtaaataagtatatatctctataaataaaatattataactgTAACGTCACTACCTTATATATTTTACAGTAAGAATTGTAAACTTACATTCTCGTATTATAAACTCTCTCACTACCTAAAGAAGAAAAgttttcctctttctcttgttttggtttgatttaTGTCGTGGAAACAGAAAATAGGTTTGATAAAATTAGttatgaaactttttttttttacgtcgaAAGACCATTCTATTTCTATTAGTTATGAAACTTATGATCCTCGAAATACCAGGTTCGTATCAGATATTTAATGCGCTAAAATAAGTCAATGGTAAGACCAAAAGAAAGTTGTTCCTCCGACAAAGATTAAATTCGCACGTCGAGTCTTGGCTGGTTTTCGATCACAGGCGCAAATGGGTGTAGCAAGTCTCTCAACATCATCTGTTTTTTATTCTAAGAATtatgaaaaacatcaaaacgaATTTTTGGAGTAGGATTCAGATTTTATATAAACCCGTCTCACTCTTTTATTGGACCTTGtgcaaatttataaaaataacacATGTATTCTgtaaaaatgagttttaatattttcgtagcaaaccctaaattctaattaaaatttgaaagaaaatatttgGGCCCTGTGCAGATGTGCCTTGAGCACATTCCTAGAGATGGGCCCACCTAACGCATAGCGTCTAAAACGATTAAGCGGACGTCTAAATTATTAGTTAATCAGCTTAggtgtttataaattatatcaatatattaaatatatgtaatatttatactaaaaaatagtaaatatcattatatgtatatattaaaatgtatattattttatttttataagaatgtatattataatttattaattattataatttatgaacgataaattatatattatttattgtttcaATATTGTAATTGTCGAAGGAGTTTAAAAGGTAATTATCACGGTTTTATATTGTCTAGTGCCTAAATGTCACCTAAACGGGCGCCTAGACCTCTTTTAAAACACTAATATAAACAGTATTCTTCTTAGATATATAAATGAATGATTATTATTGAATATTGAAAGAGGGATTGAGGTGTTCTGGACCATGGGTTTTGCGGTCTGACTGGGCTGGTTGTAGATTGAGGTGTGTCGCAAGCTGTTTTTGGTGAACCAAATCTTAAAGACCTGATCATCGGGGAGACTAAAACTACCGGGCTCAGGATCTCGTGTTAAATGTTGTTCTCTTTTTTGTGGCAAGCGTCAAAGTCTGATTCTGCTGTGTCTCGGTTACTTGTGTTGTCTATTGTGTCTGTCATTGTATGTCTTAGATTGTGTGTCTGTttagtttcttttaatttttctgCTTCTAGTTTCCTCTATTCTTCTGTATCAAACTTGAAAAATCGGTAATTAATCTTAACattgttaccaaaaaaaagaaaaaaaaagggattACGAACTGATACTAACTAACTTCATTTATTAACACAGACTACTCTATTAGACATTACGTGTTGAATGGGTTTGGgcttttcatttaatttttgacATATAAgaacatatctatggattttgaGGTTTTGGGTTATATCAGCTTGTTATCTTATCTTGTTGGGCCATAATGTtcttaaacaaataaattattattaactaAACAGTTttcctctatatatatatatataatatattattattttttttgctttctaaTATAGGAGATTTTGAAGGTTATTTTTCAATTAGAGGGAATGTGAAGTTATATTGAAGGTTCGTAGGGATTATAAAAATGCATCGAAACAACAAATAAATGTTTCTAAATCTTCTTTACAATTTGAGCACAAGATTTTGAATAACGTAAGAGCGGACAGCGGAGCTGCAAAATTTATTTGAGATCAGTACAATTGGTGGCAAGGAGAATTATTTAAGTATTCTGGAAAGTGTTGATAGGTCAaaagattttagattttggttttctaAAGAATTAAGAATAATGTAAATAGTTGGACAGTTCAGTTTCTTACAAAACGAGAAAAAGAAATTCTCATAAAATCAGTAGCATCGTTATGCCAACTCATACATATCACACTTATGGTGGAACATTTTTTGACATCTGAGTGCAGCTTTCAGGTAGTGTTTCTGAATTTTACAAGAAACTGTACTCTGACTTTACACCATCTTTGCGAAGAGAAACAGGCCCAAAGTTCATctatatatcaaactcagaaGATTCGTTTGTTTGCCGACGAGCTGATAGAGCCTAGAGGAAGAGGCAGGAGCCTCTTAATGTCTTCTTGTATATATATCTTTCCCTTTAAATACTATGTATCATTGCTTAAAAGATATACATACTGAACAAGGAAGAGAGTAATATGACTGATACTATCATCCGAAATATAGTGGAGCAGGGGGAGCCAATTTGTTGAATAGCATGAACCAAGGAGGAGATTCTTTGCGAGATTATCCCATACTTCTGAAGAATATCAGCAAGAGAAGAATAAGTGATCTCTTGTCTCGTGTGAGTCAGCACATAGGACACAACTCACTCTGATTCCAACATTCCAGGATGTTCATGTTTTTGAAAAGCAGTTTCTTGTCGCTAACCACGTAGAGAAGAAAATTTTCTAAGTACGATGGGTGAATAAGATATCTTTATGCCAAGCTACGTTGGCTGAAGGCTGTCTCGTATTATACCACGTATCCTTCGTCTTGAACGTCGGTTTGTAACTACCCTTTTTCATTACTTTTTTATTTCTCACTGTCCTTGTGGCTCTGTTTCGTATTATACCACTTATCCTTCGTCATGAACGTCGGTTTATATACTTCATATTTTCCAACACATCCACGGACCTTTACTAGTTTTCTTATGAATCGATCACATGGGTCGTTGTTGAGCAAATAGGTGTTTATCTAGTTTTCTTAAGGATGGGGATCTGGAAACTATTCTCCACAGTAGTTTTAAACAGCTAACgccatttaatttttttaatgatctCAATCTTAAACCCCCTTCGCACTTCAGCTGTCCACATTTACATTTTTGTGATTAAGATCAGTGCATGACTATAAGAACGCTTAGCATGCTTATCTACTTCTCGAATGAATTCCTGTGGGAGGCAAAATACCGCCATCCAAAAATTTGTAATACTCCAAAGTCCAAAGTATCAAAGCTAAAAGATTTGATCTCCCCCGCAAATTATGAATTTGTTAGTCCATGAACCAATCTGAGACCTTAGCTTTTCAAGTAGAGGGCAGTAGTTGTGGGACGACAGTTTCTTCGTTACCAGCAAGAGGCCCAAAAATTGCATTGATACTGTGCCATAATTGAAATGAAACCGCTTTCGCATCTCTAGTTAAACATTTTCGGTGATTTTCACAAGATACATCGTTGATTTTTCAATACTGATCTTTAGACTCGATATCTTATCGAATTATTCAGAAATTTCAACCACTCCTTCCACTAAACATACTATGCCATCAGTTAAAACCAAGGTCGCCCGGGAGACTTAAATGTGTTAGAccaatattgtaaaattttggATAGTAGCCTTAAGAATTCCCAACTGCGGCTCGATCTAGTAATTTGGATTGAACATTTATACACACAACAAATAGATAGGGAGAAATTGAACAACCTTGGTGTAACCATCTAGGTATACATTCCTCTTAAAACACAGATAACTAACATGTTTTAGGTAAATGTGTTTAAAACATGTTAATTAGCTTTGTTATATGGTTCTTTAGACTACTTAACAATCTGTTTAATTTggtttattaaacaaaactttaagatttaaaataaaatttaactataacttaattttttaagttATATGGGCTAAAGGTTTGTGTTAGGGCTTgacaaataaaccgaacccgatccgataaaaatgagtTCGAACCGATCCAGATCCGACATAAATTCCGAATGGATCttttttatggtatttcggaTTATGGATAAACTGAACccgaacctaaatggatatccgataaaactcaaaacattcaaaatcccaaaaagaacttgtaccaaacatgatcacAATTGTTAATAacatgtatccaaaatactaaGATGTTACTGAACatctaaattaattatttgttaCATAAAGGTTGATAGTTGAAGGTGGGCTGAAGTCTGaagttttagattttgttttctttttcattgaataatgtttctcattttatGAGaacttgatttttgttttatgttttcatttatttgatttttttattaataactatgtttacctttcgtttgattttgaatgatcatgtttgatgtttcttacttattttgaatcgattttacttatgttttggtaacaaaataggtacaaataaGGTACTTTAAAACCGAAGAACTGATtatacttatgttttggttacaaattaggtacaaattatatacttttaaaccaAATAACCGATTGGGATCCGAACCTTAAAATACATTGGGTTGtgccggttctttgaagatttactaatcTCAATCCAAACTCGATAGAAACCGAACCGGTCCAGAACTGAAGTTTCATATAACCCGAATAATGTTGCTAATTTTGATAAACTCAAAAAATCGAGATCCGATTGGACAAAACCAAAATCCGATTGGAACCATGAATGCCTATGCCAAGGTTGTGTTTTCTGAACGACggaaatatgaaaattttaaaaaattatgaccATTTTTCTTTCCCGATTGGACAAAAccattttttgttacaaaattaattatttgttaCATACTAAGATGTTACTGAACATCtaaatttaaaaaagttattcGACGGGAGGTGTGAAAATAAACCATTCCTGCAGTATCAAACCATTTTCAGCTTATAAATTGCTGTAAATCAAACCAAGCTTAAgagggaaagaaagaaaaattgatcTGTGGAAGAATATAAAATGAAGACagaattaaatacaaaaaatttggTTAATACATATGCAGTATATTACTCCAAATTCGACGTGTCGGCTAAAGAAAAGAAAGTAAGAAGCAGCTTCGGAGGAAATAGTGAATCATCGAAACaactgaaatataaaaattgatttgatCATATATATGGGAATCAAAAAGACGTGTAGATTAGCGAAAGATACGGCGATGTTTTTGCTTCTATGTTCTTTGCTTctcttaattaataaatattttgctgTTATATAAGTCTGAGTCCATTAATTTCACCTTACCGCCAGCTAACAATCCCGATGAATTACTCATAAATACTGTAATACAACACTTCAGTTTACATCCGCCCATTTGTTATATCACTCGAAAAGATAATGATGTATATGATATGAGATCCACACATTTTCCCGACATCTAGATTTTTCTTTgccaatttaaaataaattactaagaTTATAATGTTGATCATGTGCAATTAACAGTGGTTAATTGTATTTTATGACAAAATTTCCACGAGTTTTACTATCAAAACGTCAAATTAATGGCTACAACTATTTGCAGTAGATAACTTACTGATAACATTTTTGTTCACACCAATTACCCCGGAGAACCGACCCACTACAGACCCTAAATTTGAGGTAGGAACCAAAGCTGCGTTACCGAACTCGACTCGAATTAAGAATCTAATGAGTATCCAAAGTAtgtgaataaaaacaaatatctaaaatattagttataataTACTCATAATTCCAGtacctaaaataaaaaaaaaacataaattaaatataatagcTATTTTAGTATTTTCTGATAAAATTGGATAATTTggatataaaatatcaaaactaaaTTGTATCAATGATTACTTTCggataaaagtaaataatttgaaCGGTATCTGATGAGtgtttttgattgttttggGTAGTATATACTCAAACTGAATTGTATTTATGGTTATTTGGATAAAAAATAATCGATCTGAACTGTATCTGATGATGGATAAAGACTGGATCTCAAACAAGTTACTCGTATTCACAATACCTAGTTGTGTCGAACCGGACCGGatccaaaaaaacaaatactcgAATAGggtctaatttaaaaaaaacctgAATCTTAAGAATGTTCATATCTAGTCTCAATCTATAAAATTGGGAGATGGACGCAAATGGATCTCAAGATCTTGAATAAAGAGGGAAGCTTTCTGGTCAATATACAAAGGGTTGAGACAATCACTCCAAAATAAGTGAATAACACACACGTTCAGTAATCCCAGGacctatatttaaaaaaaaaaaaacccgggCCTACATACGTTAAGGCATGCAACAATCCCAAATTTGCTTTTTTAAGTTACGGACAATGTACATATAATATGTATAGCTAGAATTAAGAACTGTATGCATTCATGACTTCGAAGATTCAAACTGGCAAGATTACTGAACATAAATATTGGGGTTGATTTAATGCCAGcttcttttttaattagttaatcaaattcaataaactaaaacaaaaatctttaaaaatgcatcatcagttcaaatataatattagaCATAGACCACTTATATAAACCTTTACCATAACATAactacaaacacacaaaaacattGTCTCTCTTTGCTTACCAATAGACAACCTTTAAGCCACTTCTCATACACGAGAGAACACacacaaaaccctaaaacactCATCAACACCTTAAACTTATTAGCGTCTAATGGCACTCGTTAATAACCATCCCAACGAGCCAAAGTACGTGTCAAAACAAAACTCCTCATCCCAAGATCTCTCATCACCGGAGAACGACGGATTGGATCAGCCTGACGCAGCTTATGCCGGAGGACATTCCGCTTCGAGCAGTAGCACGATGAATTCTGATCATCAGCAAAATCATCAAGGGTTAGTATTTTACCCTTCTGGCGAATCCGTTGAGGATCACAACTCTTTGTTAGATTTCAACGGATCCTCATTTCTTAACTTCGACCACAACGATGATCGTCATGAGAGCTTTCCTCCTCCAACCATAAGTTGCGGTGGTGTTAGCGGTGGCTTCTCTTTTTTGGAAGGCAACAACTTGAGCTACAGCTTCACAAACTGGAATCAACATCATATGGATATTATTGGCCCTAGACACATCGAAACTCCGGGGACAAACCAAGTCCATAAAGACTGGTTATATTCTGATTCAACTGTTGTAACCACTGGTTCTAGACATAAGTCTGTCTCGCCTAAATCCACTGGAAATAAACGTTCTTATACGGTAAGTATAAAGGTCAAACACTTTGAATATTTCTGGTATGACAACATTCTAGGCCAAGAACCGACTAATACCCGtatattttgtgaatttttctCTATGAATAGGGGGAGAGCAGTCAACCACCCTCAAAGAAACCCACTAGCGGCGCAAAAGGGAAAGCTAAGCCTAAGCCAACAACTTCACCGAAAGATCCACAAAGCCTAGCAGCTAaggtttttctttctttactgttacaattttttttatctaaaccCGAATAATGTCATTTTATCAATTTCGTTAACTCATACCTtagtatatgtttttttctttcttttagaaTCGAAGAGAAAGAATAAGTGAACGTCTCAAGATATTGCAAGAACTTGTTCCCAATGGCACCAAGGTATACATACATCTACAGAAAACATTTATgtcaatttataaaaatatcaaattaagtGTTTTGATGATGAGATGTGTTATTTCTTGCAGGTTGATTTGGTAACGATGTTAGAGAAGGCCATTAGTTATGTAAAGTTTCTTCAAGTGCAAGTTAAGgtatattaattatgacaaacATCCCTCAAATTTTTCTTTCGCGAGATTGATTGatcttatataaaaacataattttgtttatttaagtAATATTGCTATAATCTAATGTTTGTTAGGTACTTGCGGCCGATGAGTTTTGGCCGGCACAAGGAGGGAAAGCTCCTGATATTTCTCAAGTTAAAGACGCCATTGATGCCATCCTCTCTTCATCACAACGAGGCAGGAATTCGGATCCCGTCACCAATCAATGAAGAGTCTGAatgtaatttaattaattactcAACAGTAATTAAGTTGTAGTAATATCGGGAAGAACAATGATTCTCTCGATAACTTCaacataaagtttaaaatacgATCCAAAGATTAAATAACGTTAAATATGTGAAAAATCGAGAAGTTCTTAATGCATCTATATTGAAGACGAGACAAGAGACATTCAAAGCACCGATGATCAGTTCGATGTTGGGTCCACACGAGGATGGAATCTTTATATAGTAGATATAAGTAGTAAAACc encodes:
- the LOC106444554 gene encoding transcription factor RHD6 yields the protein MALVNNHPNEPKYVSKQNSSSQDLSSPENDGLDQPDAAYAGGHSASSSSTMNSDHQQNHQGLVFYPSGESVEDHNSLLDFNGSSFLNFDHNDDRHESFPPPTISCGGVSGGFSFLEGNNLSYSFTNWNQHHMDIIGPRHIETPGTNQVHKDWLYSDSTVVTTGSRHKSVSPKSTGNKRSYTGESSQPPSKKPTSGAKGKAKPKPTTSPKDPQSLAAKNRRERISERLKILQELVPNGTKVDLVTMLEKAISYVKFLQVQVKVLAADEFWPAQGGKAPDISQVKDAIDAILSSSQRGRNSDPVTNQ